The following coding sequences are from one Candidatus Borkfalkia ceftriaxoniphila window:
- the clpX gene encoding ATP-dependent Clp protease ATP-binding subunit ClpX, with amino-acid sequence MKDEEQFCSFCGKPKTLTKCLISGPNGINICDECVEICREQLLDAEEKPQDEVALKKPSEIKAELDKYIVGQDKAKKVLSVAVYNHYKRINNLKKEDDVEIEKSNILLLGPTGCGKTLLARTLARILNVPFATTDATTLTEAGYVGEDVENILLKLIQNADYDIEKAQRGIIYIDEIDKIARKSENVSITRDVSGEGVQQALLKIIESTIASVPPQGGRKHPQQECMRIDTTNILFICGGAFVGLDKIVQRRKDDTSLGFGSNVKKSGEEMDYELLDDVKPQDLTKFGLIPEFVGRIPIVVSLQPLDEGALVKILTEPKNAIIKQYQKLIGMDGVKLSFDEDAVSEIANTAIRLKTGARGLRTIIENLMTDVMYDIPSNDSIEEVKITRDCVLGKSKPAIVKKSA; translated from the coding sequence ATGAAAGACGAAGAACAATTTTGTTCCTTTTGCGGCAAGCCGAAAACACTGACAAAATGTTTGATATCCGGTCCCAACGGCATCAATATCTGCGACGAGTGCGTAGAGATCTGCCGCGAACAGTTGCTCGACGCGGAGGAGAAACCGCAGGACGAGGTAGCGCTGAAAAAACCTTCGGAGATCAAAGCCGAACTGGATAAATACATTGTCGGACAGGATAAAGCGAAAAAAGTGCTTTCGGTGGCCGTGTACAACCACTATAAACGCATCAACAATCTGAAAAAAGAGGACGACGTGGAGATCGAAAAGAGCAACATTCTGCTGCTCGGGCCCACGGGCTGCGGCAAAACGCTTTTGGCGCGTACGCTCGCCCGCATCCTCAACGTTCCCTTCGCCACCACGGACGCCACCACGCTTACGGAGGCGGGCTACGTCGGCGAGGACGTGGAAAATATCCTTCTGAAACTCATTCAGAACGCCGATTACGACATCGAAAAGGCGCAGCGCGGCATTATCTATATCGACGAGATCGACAAGATCGCGAGAAAGAGCGAAAACGTTTCCATCACCCGCGATGTATCGGGCGAGGGCGTGCAGCAGGCGCTTTTGAAGATCATCGAGAGCACGATCGCCAGCGTGCCCCCGCAGGGCGGACGCAAACACCCGCAGCAGGAGTGCATGCGCATCGATACCACCAACATTCTCTTCATCTGCGGCGGGGCGTTCGTTGGGCTGGATAAGATCGTGCAGCGCCGCAAGGACGACACCTCCCTCGGTTTCGGTTCCAACGTGAAAAAGAGCGGCGAGGAAATGGATTATGAACTTCTGGACGACGTCAAGCCGCAGGATCTGACGAAATTCGGCCTGATCCCCGAATTCGTCGGGCGTATCCCCATCGTGGTGAGTTTACAGCCCCTCGACGAAGGCGCGCTCGTCAAGATCCTCACCGAGCCGAAAAACGCCATCATCAAGCAATACCAGAAACTCATCGGCATGGACGGCGTCAAACTCTCCTTCGACGAGGACGCGGTGAGCGAGATCGCCAACACCGCCATCCGCTTAAAGACGGGCGCGAGGGGACTTCGCACCATCATCGAAAATCTGATGACCGACGTCATGTACGACATTCCCTCCAACGACAGCATCGAGGAAGTCAAGATCACGCGCGACTGCGTGCTCGGGAAATCCAAGCCCGCCATCGTGAAAAAGAGCGCTTGA
- the clpP gene encoding ATP-dependent Clp endopeptidase proteolytic subunit ClpP, producing the protein MNLIPMVVEQSSRGERSYDIYSRLLEDRIIFLSGEINDGMANTIVAQLIYLEAKDLGKDISLYINSPGGSVSAGLAIYDTMQYIKCDVSTICIGLAASMGAFLLSSGAKGKRFALPNSEIMIHQPLGGAQGQASDIKIQAEHILKIRDKMNRILSENTGKTIQEIERDTDRDNYLSADEAQKYGLIDKVFYKR; encoded by the coding sequence ATGAATTTGATCCCCATGGTCGTGGAGCAGTCCAGCCGCGGGGAGCGTTCGTACGATATTTATTCCCGCCTTTTGGAAGATAGGATCATCTTCCTTTCGGGCGAGATCAACGACGGGATGGCGAACACCATCGTGGCGCAACTTATCTATCTCGAAGCGAAAGATCTGGGCAAGGATATCAGCCTGTACATCAACAGTCCGGGCGGCAGCGTGTCCGCGGGGCTTGCGATCTACGACACCATGCAGTATATCAAATGCGACGTGAGCACCATCTGCATCGGGCTCGCGGCGAGCATGGGGGCGTTTTTGCTTTCCAGCGGCGCCAAGGGCAAGCGTTTCGCGCTGCCCAACAGCGAGATCATGATCCATCAGCCGCTCGGCGGCGCGCAGGGACAGGCGAGCGACATTAAGATCCAGGCGGAGCATATTTTAAAAATTCGCGATAAGATGAACCGTATCCTTTCCGAAAATACGGGCAAGACCATTCAGGAGATCGAGCGCGACACCGACCGCGATAATTACCTTTCCGCGGACGAAGCGCAAAAATACGGCCTTATCGACAAAGTTTTCTATAAAAGATAA